One window from the genome of Salvia splendens isolate huo1 chromosome 9, SspV2, whole genome shotgun sequence encodes:
- the LOC121748583 gene encoding membrane magnesium transporter-like codes for MKINFRKNNSKKRETFWIGITFSAGDLLLLRRNGKKMGFGYAVGVVGFLILAHAAYSTIQYRSLLKITEEEFTGPPVTVVMELVAGLFFCLWAALTVPGKFLSILPQSDENRVVALPSNLDFMIFNHRGKAFSMGIDMKQK; via the exons ATGAAAataaatttcagaaaaaataaCAGTAAAAAAAGAGAAACCTTTTGGATTGGAATCACTTTCTCAGCCGGCGATTTACTCCTCCTCCGCCGTAACGGAAAAAAGATGGGGTTTGGTTACGCCGTCGGAGTCGTCGGATTTCTGATTCTCGCACACGCCGCCTACTCCACTATCCAGT ATAGATCTTTGCTGAAGATTACAGAAGAGGAGTTCACAGGGCCACCAGTCACT GTAGTTATGGAGCTGGTTGCAGGATTGTTTTTCTGTTTGTGGGCTGCTTTGACTGTGCCTGGCAAATTCTTGTCGATTCTCCCTCAATCAGATGAGAACAG GGTGGTTGCCTTACCTTCCAATCTGGATTTCATGATCTTCAATCATCGTGGAAAAGCTTTTTCTATGGGCATCGATATGAagcaaaagtga
- the LOC121748582 gene encoding transcription initiation factor TFIID subunit 8-like yields the protein MSDGGEAEGTRDEQNGSNLRSGDGDYSRAISRVAMAQICEGVGFEGFNESALDSLVDIAIRYVCELGKTTRFYANSAGRTGCNIFDVVQGLEDLGKPLGFTGASEVHTDCVVSSGAIREIKEYVDMADEVPFAQPVPQFPVIRERRMIPSFLQMGETPAFKHVPQWLPAFPDAHTYVRTPVWNERLSDPRTDKIELARQHRKAERSLLNLQQRLVCNGSSVATTSAEPCNGGNGSGVNNNGNLSLEKPLEAEDIGVSRVSIPPKLSSQAQTEKQVSLLETFAPAIEAMKDGLDSGSDGEKTFPEKRDSVFLELKGGKKVFGEPLDLKIRKAVGRTSSWFGHEGEKDDKKRRVEFILRQSLENQQELPQL from the coding sequence ATGAGCGATGGAGGTGAAGCTGAAGGTACGAGAGACGAACAGAATGGTTCGAATTTGCGATCTGGCGATGGTGATTATAGTCGAGCTATCTCTAGAGTTGCAATGGCTCAAATATGCGAGGGCGTTGGGTTTGAGGGGTTCAATGAGTCTGCTCTGGATTCGCTTGTTGACATTGCGATTAGGTACGTCTGTGAGTTAGGTAAAACCACGAGATTTTATGCGAATTCGGCTGGTAGGACGGGCTGCAACATCTTTGATGTTGTCCAGGGGCTGGAAGACTTGGGGAAGCCTCTAGGGTTTACTGGTGCTTCAGAGGTTCATACTGACTGTGTAGTGAGTTCAGGTGCTATAAGGGAGATCAAAGAGTATGTTGACATGGCTGACGAGGTGCCATTTGCTCAACCGGTGCCACAATTTCCTGTGATCAGGGAACGGAGAATGATACCTAGTTTCTTGCAAATGGGGGAGACTCCGGCTTTTAAGCACGTGCCACAGTGGTTGCCTGCATTTCCGGATGCCCACACGTATGTACGAACACCTGTTTGGAATGAGAGGCTTTCTGACCCTCGTACAGATAAGATTGAGCTAGCGAGGCAGCATAGGAAGGCAGAGAGGTCTTTGTTGAATCTGCAGCAGCGGCTTGTATGTAATGGATCATCAGTGGCTACAACATCTGCTGAACCATGTAATGGAGGAAATGGATCAGGAGTTAATAACAATGGGAACCTGTCCCTGGAGAAGCCGTTGGAGGCTGAGGACATAGGCGTGTCACGGGTCAGCATTCCCCCAAAGCTTTCTAGTCAAGCTCAGACAGAAAAACAAGTTTCTTTGTTGGAGACGTTTGCTCCAGCCATTGAGGCAATGAAGGATGGGCTTGATTCCGGAAGTGATGGAGAGAAGACTTTTCCAGAAAAGAGGGATTCTGTGTTTTTAGAGCTCAAGGGGGGTAAAAAGGTATTTGGTGAACCATTGGATTTGAAGATTCGGAAAGCCGTAGGAAGAACATCTTCATGGTTTGGTCACGAGGGTGAAAAAGATGACAAGAAGAGGAGAGTTGAGTTTATACTACGGCAATCTTTGGAAAACCAGCAGGAGCTTCCTCAGTTGTAA
- the LOC121747262 gene encoding uncharacterized protein LOC121747262, whose amino-acid sequence MAIKLLSQTTSSSGCEHNWSVFERIHAKKRNRLEHQRLTDLVYVHYNLRLQNRLGSKRRSYNPIDCECVDKVEFWVIDENPEEELDYEELEEMLDEEQAKGDGDGVMRINDEEIDFSKFGDGDCGSTSSSSCDEFNGDLSHLNLEVGNENDGDDC is encoded by the exons ATGGCTATTAAACTTTTGAGCCAAACTACTTCTTCTTCGGGATGTGAGCATAATTGGAGTGTGTTTGAAAGAATTCACGCAAAGAAAAGGAATAGATTGGAGCATCAAAGACTTACTGATCTTGTCTATGTTCACTACAACTTGCGCTTACAAAACCG TCTTGGTTCAAAGAGAAGGTCGTATAATCCGATTGATTGTGAGTGTGTAGATAAAGTAGAGTTTTGGGTGATTGATGAAAATCCCGAGGAAGAGCTTGATTATGAGGAATTGGAGGaaatgttagatgaagaacaaGCAAAAG GTGATGGAGATGGTGTTATGAGGATTAATGATGAAGAAATCGATTTCTCAAAATTTGGTGATGGTGACTGTGGCAGTACCAGCAGTAGTAGCTGTGATGAGTTCAATGGCGACTTGAGTCACCTTAATCTTGAAGTTGGAAATGAGAATGATGGAGATGATTGCTAA